In the genome of Telluria beijingensis, one region contains:
- a CDS encoding energy-coupling factor ABC transporter permease, translating to MHIPDGFISPQTYLPAYALAGVAWSWAARSLRDQLDEQTVPKLAAMTALAYGLGLVMVPMPGGTSGHALGVAMLALLFGVRLAFLSYSLVLMLQSLLFGAGGITALAINALAMGLVGSLAASLVFRALRRFGDTAAVAAAAWCSVMLPALIVALVLGLQPLIAHGADGAPLFFPFGYSIVLPAVLAPHALIGVGEAVLTLFVWRFARMRRWSLA from the coding sequence ATGCACATTCCCGACGGTTTCATCTCACCGCAAACCTATCTCCCCGCCTATGCGCTGGCCGGCGTGGCCTGGTCCTGGGCGGCGCGCAGCCTGCGCGACCAGCTCGACGAACAGACGGTCCCCAAGCTGGCGGCGATGACGGCCCTGGCCTATGGACTGGGCCTGGTCATGGTGCCCATGCCCGGCGGGACCTCGGGCCACGCGCTCGGGGTGGCGATGCTGGCGCTGCTGTTCGGCGTGCGCCTCGCCTTCCTGTCGTACAGCCTGGTGCTGATGCTGCAGTCGCTCCTGTTCGGCGCCGGTGGCATCACGGCGCTGGCGATCAATGCGCTGGCGATGGGGCTGGTGGGATCGCTGGCGGCCTCGCTGGTATTCCGCGCGCTGCGCCGCTTCGGCGACACGGCGGCCGTGGCCGCGGCGGCCTGGTGTTCGGTGATGCTGCCGGCCCTGATCGTGGCCCTGGTGCTCGGGCTGCAGCCCCTGATCGCGCATGGCGCCGACGGGGCGCCGCTGTTCTTCCCCTTCGGCTATTCGATCGTGCTGCCCGCGGTGCTGGCGCCGCATGCGCTGATCGGCGTGGGTGAGGCGGTGCTGACGCTGTTCGTCTGGCGTTTCGCCCGGATGCGCCGCTGGAGCCTGGCATGA